The following coding sequences lie in one Flavobacteriales bacterium genomic window:
- a CDS encoding DUF4465 domain-containing protein — protein sequence MRKIYKHSIILGLGLMLSSTNITAQTADFENLTLPAESYWDGSDLSGTHNNGEFHSEFTSGDFTFPNVFDTTWGAPGYWLGGFAYSNMTDTTTSGVGNKYSAKAGSQIGSPNYVVASNNSSFKSTQGIDILSLEITNSTYAYNSMRDGDAFAKKFGGPTGNDPDWYKINIKTYFQSTLIDSLDFYLADFRFADNSQDYIIKDWRSLWISSSNFNVFDSIYFELSSSDVGMWGMNTPAFFCMDNLNIIITSINELPKDNFSFYPNPTTSVLNIKSVEAIESAKVIDITGKTILTVAGNNQNLMQIGVAELNAGVYFIQLSSKGTTSIQKFIKQ from the coding sequence ATGAGAAAAATTTACAAACATTCCATTATTTTGGGATTAGGATTAATGTTGTCCTCAACTAACATTACAGCACAAACAGCCGATTTTGAAAACTTAACCCTACCAGCCGAATCCTATTGGGATGGCTCAGATTTAAGCGGTACACACAACAATGGAGAATTTCACTCTGAATTTACCAGTGGTGATTTTACCTTTCCGAATGTTTTTGATACCACTTGGGGTGCTCCAGGTTATTGGTTAGGAGGTTTTGCCTATTCCAACATGACTGATACAACGACTTCGGGTGTTGGAAATAAATACAGTGCAAAAGCTGGTAGTCAGATTGGTTCTCCAAATTATGTAGTAGCCTCAAATAATTCATCTTTTAAATCAACACAAGGCATAGATATACTTAGTCTCGAAATAACAAATTCTACATATGCCTACAATAGCATGAGAGATGGAGATGCTTTTGCTAAAAAATTTGGAGGTCCAACTGGCAATGATCCCGATTGGTATAAAATCAATATAAAAACCTATTTTCAAAGCACTTTAATTGATAGCTTGGATTTTTATTTAGCCGATTTTCGTTTTGCAGATAATTCTCAAGATTACATAATAAAAGACTGGCGTAGCTTATGGATTAGTTCGTCTAATTTTAATGTATTTGACAGCATATACTTCGAACTCAGTTCCTCAGATGTTGGCATGTGGGGAATGAATACTCCTGCATTTTTCTGTATGGACAATTTAAATATAATTATTACTTCGATTAATGAATTGCCAAAAGACAATTTTTCTTTCTACCCCAACCCAACTACTTCTGTTTTAAACATTAAAAGTGTTGAGGCAATTGAATCGGCAAAGGTTATTGACATTACTGGTAAGACTATATTAACGGTAGCTGGAAACAACCAAAATCTAATGCAAATTGGTGTAGCAGAACTGAATGCTGGAGTTTATTTTATTCAATTAAGCTCTAAAGGAACAACTAGTATACAAAAGTTTATAAAACAATAA